CACCTTTTATCTGACAGCCAATCCAATGAGTGCTTACTACAAGTTGACGTTGGATGGAGATAGCATAAAAGTGCAGTCGGAAAATAAAACGTCAGCATTCTTAAATACCATTTCTGTACAGGAAAATAAAGTATGGGTACATACAAAAAATTCGAGTTTCACTACCGATGGAAAGGATACGATAGAAGGGTTGAATTTATCTGATGTTCTTACTGATAGTAAAGGTTATAAATGGATGAGCAGCTTGAAAAAAGGCCTTTGCGTTCAATACAATTCACAACAGATAAAAAGGTTAAATGTATCTGCTTTAAGTCCGGGTGATTATGTCAGAAGAATACATACGTTTGATGACCAGATTTTTGTAACTACTGCAAATGGTAAGCTATTCAAATTAAATGATCAAGCTACCTTAACCTATATACTGTCTATACCAAAAACGGCGGGTATTATAGAACAAATTACTCCGTTAGGTAACAATCATTATCTTTTAGCAGCTTCTGTCGGCATGTATTTATATAATAGCGGGACAGGGCAGTTAAGTCAATTTACGTTAAGCTATATTGCAAAGGAAGTACTTATACATAAAGGGAAAGTTTATTTTGCAACTGCCGCAGGTATTAATACAATTGAAAAAATTGAAAATAAGCTGTTGGTTAGCTTATCGAAAGAATTGTTTGATAAAAAACAGCGCTGCAGAAGTATTGCATTTTCCGGAGATAGTTTGTTCGCTGCGTACAGCGATGGTGTTTATATAGCATATAATGACTCTATTCATAGGTTTCTATATAATGGACACCCTGTTTATGCCTCTAAAATTAAGGTTGTATCGGGTAAGATTTTGATCGGTACAATTAACCAAGGTGTGTTAATCATTGAAAATGGAACCACAAAAAGCCTTACAGAGCATGATGGCTTGGTTTCAAACAGTATAAAAGATATAAAGACATCAGCAAATAGTACCTGGTTGGTTTATAATAATGATTTTCAGCAGCTCAATCACTCGCTGACTGGCATAGAAAACAAACCTGATTATTTTCCCAAATTAATTGGCGTCAATGATCTTGCAGCTTTGAATGATCGACTTTATATAGCTGTCAATGAAGACGTTTATAGCATTCGGATGGTATTGCCTACGTCTAATGTTTACATCAAGACGTACATTGATAAAGTTGTAACAAACGGTAAAGAACTTATCTCTGGAAATAAACTGGCACATTTCCAAAATCACCTCCAATTTTCTGTTTCCACGCCCTTTTATTCACCGTATTCAAAAATAATTTATCAGTACCGAATCAAAAGTGCGACGGATAGTACGTGGCAAACAGGTGCTCCGGGACAGACTGTTTTTGACGTTGTTGCTTTGGAGCCAGGTAGGTATACATTTGAAATTGTTGCTGCAGACAAAAGTAAAAATGTCATTTCTAAGCCAGCGGTCTATTCCTTCGAAATTGAGCCGCCCTGGTATCAAACTTGGGTCTTTCGGGGGCTAGTAGCTATCGCGGTAGTGGCGCTTGGATTGTTAGTGGTGCGTTATTATTATAGAACCCGCTTGCGCAAACAAAGCGCCGAATATGAAAAGATACTGGCTGTGCAGGCTGAACGACAACGCATTTCTTCAGAGATCCACGACGATATCGGTGCAGGGCTGTCGGCTCTTCGACTGCTTACCGAAATCACAAAAGACAAGTTGCCAGAAAGTGAGGCGCAACGTGAAGTTGGTAAGATCCATACTTCCATCAGTGAGTTGTCGCAAAAGATGCGGGAGGTGATCTGGAGTTTGAATACAGATAATGACAACTTGAAAAACCTGCTGTATTATATTCAGCGACAGGCTTACCTTCTGTTTGAAAATAGTCCGATTCGACTAAAAGTACTTTTCCCCACACAGGACATTCCCGAGGTGGTGATCAAAGGCGAAAAACGCCGGCACATTTATCTGGCGGTGAAGGAAGCCTTACACAATTGCCTGAAACATTCTGACGCAGAAACCTGTTACCTGACCATGCGTGTGGAGGATCGAATATTAAAAATCATCATTGTAGACGATGGCAAAGGTTTTGCGCCGATTGACAAGTGGCAAACCGGTAATGGATTAACAGGTATGAAGCGGCGCATGCAGCAAATCAATGGTTTTTTTGAAATACAGTCAAAAGAACAAACAGAAGTACGGTTTATAATACCACTAAATGAAAAATCATGAAAACAGTAGTAGACATCGTTGAAGATAATGTGCTTTTCCAGCAAGCATTGATCAACGTCATCAATAATAGTGATGTATTTGAATTGGGGCAGGTATATGGGTCGGCTGAAGGCGCCATGGCAATATTGAAACGCTCTCCTGATATTGTTATTGTAGATATTAACCTTCCCGGTAAAAGCGGCATAGAGTTAATTGCGCAGCTTAGCGTCAATATTGATATACAATGTTTGGTATGTAGCCTGCACGATGACGATGATCATATCGTACAAGCCTTGGAAAATGGTGCAGCCGGATATATATTGAAAGATTCCAGCGTATCACAAATTCACAATGCCTTATTGGAATTAGCAAGAGGTGGGGCACCAATGAGTCCTTACATAGCCAGCAGGGTGATCTCTTTCTTTAAAAAGCCAAAGATCAACGAAGAGAGTGCATTGTTAAGTAGACGTGAGCGCGAAGTGTTGGAGTTGGTAGCCCAAGGGCTACAGTATAAAGAGATTGCCGACCGTTTGCACCTTAGTACCGAAACCGTTAAAAAGCACATGCGTAATATTTATCAAAAACTGCATGTGCAGAACAAGGTAGAGGCAATTAACAAGTTTCGATCGATGTAGAAGGGCAGCGCGGCAAAGGCCAGGGAGAATAATGAACAAGGAATGATGAAAGAAGAAGTGGAGGAAAGGCACAAGGGGCAAGAAACAAGGAACAAGAAAGGAAATGTTCAATGCTCAATTTTCAATGATCAAGGTACAAGGAAGAAGAAAAGACTATAAAGAAAAAGCACTCCATTAAAGGAGTGCTTTTCTATTTCTCATTATTGAATATTCTCTTCTTTCTTCCTACTTCATTCCTTGTTCCTGGTTCAATACTCTTCGCGTCCCTTTGTGCTTTTGCGTCTTAGTTGCCCATTCCCTTCTCTCTGTGCCCGCTGCGTTCTCTGGGCGAAACAAAAAGTGCGAAGCGCTCCCTTTAGTAGCTGGGTTTGCTGTAGCCTTCGCGCATCAAAAATCACGTTTCGCTATACAAGCTACACGTTTCCCTTTGCTTTTAGAATTCGTTTGCAAATACCCGGCGCACATTTGCATTCTCATGTGCAGAATGGTGTTCTCATCGTTCTTTTGTTTTTAAATAAATATACCGCAGGCGGTTTCTACCGCCTGTTTTGTTTTTTGGGAGCATTGATCATTTTCTCTTTCTTCTCGCAGCTCACAGCTTTCAACTCTCCACTTATCCTCCCTTCCTCATTCATCATTCCTTGTTCCATGTTCAATATTCTTTCCCTTGTCAACTTATCAACTCGTCAACCTGTCAACCATCATCAGCTAATTCTCCTTTCCTCTTTTCACTCTTTACACCTCCTAGCTTTCGTGCATCAAAAATCATCCTTCCCGTACTACTTGTCATCCCTCGCGAAAAAACAGCAATTGCAGCCCGGCATTATTCGAATTAATGGTGTCAATTGTGCGTTCACTTTAAAAATCCAGTTTATTAAAAACGTATGAGAAAGTTTATCTGTTTGCTTTTCAGCTTTCTGATGACGGCAAGCATTTGGGCTCAACAACGTGTAATTAAAGGACGGGTTACTGATGCCAACGGTAATCCATTGTCCGGTGTTACCGTTTCGGTTGGAGGCCAAAGTGCTGGTCGAACAGATCAGAATGGAAACTTCAGTGTTTCTGCCGCACAAGGAAACACCTTGGTCTTTACCTATGTAGGCCATGAAAGAAAAGAGGTGCAGGTAGGTGCAAGTGGCGACATCTCGGTGTCATTACAAGCGCAAGCAAAAGAAATCGAAGCTGTAGTTGTTACAGCATTAGGACAAACAAGAAGTAAATCTAAAGTTGGTTATTCTGCCAGCTCATTTAATTCAGACGCTATCAACCGTGCCGCTCCAGTAAACGTATTAGATGGATTACAAGGTAGAATTGCCGGTGCCGATATCTCAACTACCGGTGGACAGCCTGGTTCTTCTACCAAAGTAGTTTTAAGAGGTTATGGTGTGTTAGGAGATGGTAATCAGCCATTGTATGTGATTGATGGTGTGCCTATGAACGATGCGCGTTTAGGTTCCAGTTCATCTGCCGGTGTGGATTTTGGTAACGGCTTGAACGATTTGAACCCTAACGATGTGGAAAGCATTACTGTACTGAAAGGTACTGCGGCCGCTTCTCTGTATGGTTCACAAGCAAAGAATGGCGCCATCATGATCACGACTAAAAGAGGTCGCGCCGGTAAATTAAAAGTAGGCTTTACATCTTCTTTCAACTTATCTACTGTAGGTAAGGTTCCTGATTACCAGACTACCTTTGGACAGGGATGGGATGGTTTGTATTGGTCGCCGGAAAATGGTAGCTGGGGTCCACGTTTAGATGGTAAAGAAAGATTGTGGGGTTCTGTAGTTGACAACTCTCAGTTATTGAAACCATACACCGCTGCTAAAAACAACATCCGTGATTTTTATGATTACGGTCAGGAGTGGAACAATACCATTTCATTAGCAGGTGGTAATGATATTACGAACTTCTACTTCTCTTATGGTAATGTAAATAGCAACGGGGTGTTGCCCAGCGATGCCGATGCGTTGAATCGTAATACGTTCAGCTTGCGTACCAACAGCAAGTTCAACAAGTTTACACTGGGAACTTCCTTCAACTATGTAAACAAAAAACAAAATGCCGTAGCTACGCAAAGCGAGTCTGGCGTATCGGGTGGTATGTTCGAGGAGTTGCTGCAAATACCAGCAGACATTCCAATTGCTGATTTCAGGGATTACAAGAATAAGTTCTTTAACGTAGACAACTACTTTACACCTTATTCCGAGAACCCTTATTTCATTCTATATGAAAATGGAAACCAACAGAAGTCTGACCGCTTCTATGGTAATGTGGATATGAACTATAAGTTCACAGATTGGTTAACAGCTCAGGCCCGTGTAGGTGGTGACTTTACCAATGCCAATACCTTTATCTGGAAAGCGCGCAGCGAGCCTAAGGCTGGTAGCTGGAATGCAGGCGGTAATACCGAAGGCCAGACACGTTCTCCAAATGTGGGTGGTGTAAGCCAGTGGAATGATTATTCTGGCTTGATCAATGGCGACTTCCTGTTGAAGTTTAATAAGCAACTAAGTGATAATTTTTCATTAGAAGCTATTGGCGGTTATAACTATTACCAACAGACTGGCCGATACAGCAGGGCATCTGTAATTGATCTGACCATTCCTGGTTTCTATAACCTGTCCAACTCGTTGAACAAGCCTACTGCCTCAGCTGGCAATAGCAGAAAGAGAACCATGGGTGTATATAGCCAGGCTATAGTGGGCTACAGAGATCAGTTATACCTGACTGTTAATGCTCGTAATGACTGGTCATCTACATTACCAATAAATAATAACAGCTTCTTCTATCCTGGTGGCAACATATCATGGGTAGCTTCTAAAACCTTGGATCTTTCCAGCACGCCAATCAACTTGTTGAGATTCCGTGCGGGTTATGGTAAAACAGGTTCTGATGCACCTATGTACCTGGTGAATTCAACACTGGTTCCGGGTAGTGTAGGTCTTGGTTTTGGTAACCTTAACTTCCCATTCAATAATGTTACAGGCTTTGAAATTGGTAACACTATTGGTAACCTGAGTCTGAAGCCAGTTATTACTAATGAATTGGAAACAGGTGCTGAAATCCGTTTATTCAAGAACCGTTTGGGTATTGATGCGGCTTATTATGATAAGAGAACCGAAGGTCAGATCCTGAACGTTCCTATTTCACCTTCTAGCGGTTATACAGCGCTAGTAAGCAATATTGGTACGGTAACAAACAAGGGTGTGGAGTTGACTATTGACGGTACACCAATCCGTAATAGAAACTTCAACTGGACAGCTACCTATACCTTCACACGCAACAGAAGCAATGTAGAGAATTTAACAGATGGTCTGGATAAGATCTCTTTGAATACTGCATACGATGCTGAATTCAATATCCGTCCAGGTATGCCAGTAGGGGTGTTTGAAGCACCAGTGGCCAGATATACTTCTGATGGCCGTATGATTGTAAGCGCTTCAACCGGTTTCCCTGAAGTGGCTGCTGACAAAGCGGTTTACGGTTCGTCTCAGCGCGACTACACAATGGGCTTGAACAATACCTTAAGCTACAAGAACTTTTCGCTGGGCTTTGGCTTGGATTACAGAAAAGGTGGTTTGTTCTATAGTGGTACTGCCGACTTGTTCCTATTCACAGGTAATGCCTACATGACCACTTACAATGATCGCAAGCCTTTTGTCATTCCTAACTCTGTGAATGAAGTAATAGGTGCCGATGGTAAAGCGACTTATGTAGAGAATAAAACATTGATCGATCAGGCACACGTTGATGATTATTTCTATACCAGCAATGGTAAAGCGTTAGCATACAATTACCGCATCCTGGATAAGTCGTTCCTGAAGTTGAGAGATGTGACGTTGTCTTACAAGCTACCATCTTCTATAGCCAGTAAGATTAAGGCTGAAAACCTGTCCTTGACATTGTATGGCCGCAACTTCCTGCTGTGGACACCGAAAGAAAACGTGTATATCGATCCTGAAGCTTCCAACTTCGGAAATGACCTTTCCGGTGAGTTTGGTGAGTTCAGAACCGGTCCTACACTGAAACAATTTGGTATTCGTTTAAACGCAAACTTCTAATCCCCTAAAAAAAGAACGAGAATGTTGAAACTGAAGAAGGGTGTTCTTGCCGCTGCTGTACTGGCTATGCTAGTCGGCAGTGGTTGCAAGAAACAACTAGATATAAATACCGATCCCAATAACCCTCCTGTAGAACAAGGTACGCCTCGCCTGGTATTCCCGGCAGCAGTATTGTCTACTACTGGTAGAGTAGGGGGCGACATGGCCATCTTAGGTGGTCTTTGGTCACAGTACTGGACACAGTCGGCTACGGCTAACCAGTACAAGAATATTGATATGTACAACTTGAAGAGTGCCGATTTTAACGGCGCTTATACAGAGTTGTTCTCTGGTGCCTTGAACGATTATCAATTCGTGATTAACAAGTCTAAGGAACAGTCTGACTGGAAATACTTGTTAATGGCTACCGTAATGAAAGCCTATACGTATCAGATATTGGTCGATCTATATGACCAGGTGCCTTATACCGAAGCTTTCCAAGGTAACGCCAACCTGCAACCCAAGTTTGATGATGGTTATAGCATCTACAAGGGTTTGTTAGCTGAGATTGATGAAGCTTTAGGTAAAGACTTTACGTCTGGTACGGTAGATTCTAAAGACAAGGCAGCAGATCTGGTATTTAAAGGCGACATGGAAAAATGGGAACAGTTTGCCAACACGCAAAAGCTGAAAATGTTCTTGCGTATGGTAAATGTAAAGCCTGCAGAAGCAGAAGCGGGTATTAAAGCGCTATATGCAAGTGGTGCTACATTCCTGTCTACCGATGCAGCTATTAAAAGCTTCCAGGATGCGCCAGACAACAGTAACCCTATGTATGAGTACAACGTAAGAAAACTGAACGTGGGCACTAACCTTAGAGCTAGCCGAACTATGCTGACGTATCTGCAAGCTAATGGCGATCCTCGTGTAAGTGCATTCTATACGAATACTACGGGTATCAATCAGGGCGACTTTGCTAGTACTGATGCTACTTATCAAGGTGCCGGCGTTGTAAAACAAAGTCCTACCGATCCGGTATATTTTATCTCTGAAGCGGAGTCTTACTTTATGCAGGCTGAAGCAAGAGAAAGATACTTTGGTGGTGCTGACGCTCAGGCTTTGTATAATCAGGGTGTGTTGAAAGCGTTTGCGCAAGTAGGTCAAAGTGGTGCTTCTTTTATTGCACCTGGTGGTAAGTATGCTTATCCAGTAGCCGGTAGCTTGGAAGACAAGATCAAGGCGATAAGCACACAGAAGTGGATCTCTTTCTTTGGTTCTCATGCGCTGGAAGGTTTCTTTGAAAAGAACCGTACGGGCTATCCTAAAACCAGTGCCGTTTACTCTGATGAAGCTGCCTACGTGCCGGGTGAGTTTGTGATCTCAAGAAATGCTGTTACAAACGGCCAACTACCAAAGCGTTTGGTATTCCCTAATGTAGAAAGACAACGTAATAATAATACTCCAGCAGAAGTGCCAATTACTACTCCTGTTTGGTGGGCTAAATAACCCTTAGTAAAACAATTGAATAGATGAAACAGATTCTTTCCATAGTTCTTCTTTCTGCAGTATTCTTTACTTCCTGTAAGAAAGATGAAATCAATAATACAGACGAGAAAGTTGGTCACTCCCGGGTGACTAACTTTCCCGAAATCAGTATCAAAGGTGATCGCCTGATCATTTTAAATGAAGGTGCCACTTATACAGAACCCGGTGCAACAGCGCTTATCAAAGGTGCTGCTGTGCAGTATCAAACAAACGGTACCGTAAATACCGCCGTTCCTGGTGTTTATAATCTTACCTATTCTGCTCAAAATGCAGATGGCTATAGTGCGTCTGACTGGAGAACTGTAGTAGTGATTGGTAATAGTGTAGCCGCCAACGATTTTTCAGGTAACTATAATCGTGCAGCAACTGGTACTACCACTACGTGGAGAAAGAAAGCTACAGGTGTTTATGAAATAGATAACCCAGGCGGTGCAGTTACTGGTTATGGTTTAAAAGCAATTGTAGTAAACTACCAAGGGAATAAGATCAAGATCCCTCGTCAGCTGGGTGTTGATCCATCAGGTAGTCCAATTGAAGTAAGTACCGGCTCTGAAACGTATACTCCTGAAACGGGTACTTATTCCTGGATATTCCTTGCCCCTGGCTATGGTACAGCGTCAAGAACCTTTGTAAAACAATAATAATCTGAACACAAGTATGAAAAAACTAGCATTGATATTAGTTGTTGCCGTAACCGCACTTACAGCTTGCACAAAGGAGAAGCCGGAAGTAGGCGGCACTGGTGCCGAGAAAGTGGCCAACGAATGGTGGGTGCGCTTGACGGTAGAGGGTAATGATATTTATAAACTGGGCCATTTTAAAATGGCAACCTATAATACTGCCAGCAGTAAGGATTCAATTTGGATCGATGATCTGAAACATGGCTATGGCTTTAAAAGCAAAGCAAAGGTGGATCTTAGTAATCTAACTTTTGGTGCGGCCAATGTACAAAACACTTACTATGACCCAGCAAAGCCTGCTAACTTCCCATTAACAGTTAGTGTTACAAATGGTAAAGTGCTTCCTGGTGCAGGACTATCTAAAACCGGCAATGTTACTGATAGCATCTACCTGGAAGTAGAGTTTTCAGATGACCCGGGAACTAAGTATATAATGAGCGGTCACGCACGTACGCAATTCGCTGAAGACGAATATTAATTTGACAACCCTTTTAGTAAAACTATCGTTAAAGCCCTCTGTCAAGAGGGCTTTCTTGTTTAAGTTTGTCGGTGCTAAAAGCATACAGCTAATCAGGTATTGTGATTGTGTGCCCAAACTACTGCTCCCTTATTACTTTAATGTGCAGAATTAGTCTTACCAGTTAGACATATAAATAACACTGTTTTTCCGGTAAGGATACCGTCTATCCACAATCCCTTTATGTGTACGGCTGCTATGTTCTTTTTTTGAAGAGAAAGAGATAGGAGTTGACAACCTTATGAACCGTATTTCGTTTTTAAGAGCCCTTTTTGTAGTGTTTTTGGGTGTAAGTGTGCCGTTACTTTCAGGGATTATTTCGTATCCCCATGATCGGTGGCAATACCTTGTATCTACAACCGTTTATTTCATCTTTGTTTTTGCTATAAGCTGGATTACTTGCAGGGTATTTAACGCCCGTATACGAGCATTTTACCCTATTACCGGCAGCCCTTTTTTAAAAATGCTGTTGCTGTGCCTATCCAGTTCTGTGATCGTTGGTGCATTCCTGGCAACAGCTACAGTGTCGTGGTTAAATCTAACCGATCATTCTATCACCTGGAGCCGTATACGCCTGGCTGTACTCCTGAGTACCATTTTCTCTGTGATTTTTACCCTACTGTTTGAAGTGGCACGTCTTAGTTATGAACGACTAAATACACGGCAGGTAGTAAGGCGGTTAGACCGAAAATGGCATAAGGCAGAAATGAATGCATTGAAATATGAAATGGATCCCCATTTTATTTTCAACTCACTGAACACTTTATCGCACTTGATTAATACTGATAGCAGCAAGGCGCATTTGTTCAACCATAAACTGGCACAGGTCTATAAGTATTTCTTAACTACCAAGAATAAGGATTTGATTCCGGTTGCAAAAGAGTTAGCCTTTATTAAGGATTATGTGTTCTTATTAAACATCCGGTATGGTGAAAAACTAACACTGTCTATCAATATAGATAACCTTGATGTAGATCAGGCCATGATTGTGCCCTGCGCCCTGCAGGTGCCTATTGAAAATGCCATTAAGCACAATGAACTAACGGCCCAGGAGCCTTTAACGATAAAGGTCGTTTTCGACGGCAATGCTTTGCAGGTGAGCAATGAGTTACGCCCAAAACAGTACTCAGTTGAATCCACTTCTATCGGGTTGTCTAATCTTAATAACCGCTATCAACTGGCTTGTCAGCAAGCTATTGATGTATTAAAAACCAAGCATGAATTTATAGTGAAGCTGCCCTTGGTAGCATAAAGGAGAGAAGGAGATGATGAGAGCTATAATCATAGAGGATGAAGTGCCGGCGCTGGAGAACCTGCTCTACACATTTAAGCAAGTAAACCTTTCTATTGAAGTAGTAACAGTATTGCCAACCGTTAAGGAAGCTATTGCCTACTTTGAAACCCATGCAGGAAATGCGGATATTATCTTTAGCGATGTGCAGTTAACAGATGGCTTGTCGTTTCGGATCTTTGAAGCGGTACCTATCAAAACGCCCGTTGTATTTATTACTGGTTACGACCAGTTTATGTTAGAGGCCTTTGAGCATAATGGCATTGATTACCTGCTAAAACCCATCGACGCGGCGGAGCTGGAAAAAGCCTTGGTGAAATATCAAATGCTGCAAAAGCATTTCTCTGCTTCCAATGAACAAGCCATGGCTAAGCTTTTACAGAGTTACTCTCCAAGAAGGCGTTCACGGTTGTTGGTGAAAAAGGGCTTTGAAACAGTGCCTCTGCCGCTGGAAGATATTGTACTTTTTTATCTGGATAAACGCATTGTCTATGTCGTAGACAAAAGCAGCAACAAATACATTATTGATAAAACGCTCACCGAGTTGAGTGCGGAATTAGACGAGATCACTTTCTTCCGGGCCAACCGGCAGTATATTGTTAACATTGATTACATCAAGAGCTATCGCTTGTATGAGCGTGTGAAACTGCAAGTCAACCTAACGCTACCTGATATCAAACACTTTATTGTTGTTAGCCAGGACATGGCACCGCTGTTTAAGCAGTGGATGGGGGAGGGATGATACCCCCTGTCCCCCTAAAGGGGAGACTTAGGTCTGATAAACCTTACGCGATATAAGGGTCTTGAATACATACAAACAAGAAAGCCTCCCTTTGGGAGGC
This genomic interval from Flavisolibacter tropicus contains the following:
- a CDS encoding SusD/RagB family nutrient-binding outer membrane lipoprotein; protein product: MLKLKKGVLAAAVLAMLVGSGCKKQLDINTDPNNPPVEQGTPRLVFPAAVLSTTGRVGGDMAILGGLWSQYWTQSATANQYKNIDMYNLKSADFNGAYTELFSGALNDYQFVINKSKEQSDWKYLLMATVMKAYTYQILVDLYDQVPYTEAFQGNANLQPKFDDGYSIYKGLLAEIDEALGKDFTSGTVDSKDKAADLVFKGDMEKWEQFANTQKLKMFLRMVNVKPAEAEAGIKALYASGATFLSTDAAIKSFQDAPDNSNPMYEYNVRKLNVGTNLRASRTMLTYLQANGDPRVSAFYTNTTGINQGDFASTDATYQGAGVVKQSPTDPVYFISEAESYFMQAEARERYFGGADAQALYNQGVLKAFAQVGQSGASFIAPGGKYAYPVAGSLEDKIKAISTQKWISFFGSHALEGFFEKNRTGYPKTSAVYSDEAAYVPGEFVISRNAVTNGQLPKRLVFPNVERQRNNNTPAEVPITTPVWWAK
- a CDS encoding LytR/AlgR family response regulator transcription factor, with amino-acid sequence MMRAIIIEDEVPALENLLYTFKQVNLSIEVVTVLPTVKEAIAYFETHAGNADIIFSDVQLTDGLSFRIFEAVPIKTPVVFITGYDQFMLEAFEHNGIDYLLKPIDAAELEKALVKYQMLQKHFSASNEQAMAKLLQSYSPRRRSRLLVKKGFETVPLPLEDIVLFYLDKRIVYVVDKSSNKYIIDKTLTELSAELDEITFFRANRQYIVNIDYIKSYRLYERVKLQVNLTLPDIKHFIVVSQDMAPLFKQWMGEG
- a CDS encoding lipid-binding protein produces the protein MKKLALILVVAVTALTACTKEKPEVGGTGAEKVANEWWVRLTVEGNDIYKLGHFKMATYNTASSKDSIWIDDLKHGYGFKSKAKVDLSNLTFGAANVQNTYYDPAKPANFPLTVSVTNGKVLPGAGLSKTGNVTDSIYLEVEFSDDPGTKYIMSGHARTQFAEDEY
- a CDS encoding response regulator transcription factor translates to MKTVVDIVEDNVLFQQALINVINNSDVFELGQVYGSAEGAMAILKRSPDIVIVDINLPGKSGIELIAQLSVNIDIQCLVCSLHDDDDHIVQALENGAAGYILKDSSVSQIHNALLELARGGAPMSPYIASRVISFFKKPKINEESALLSRREREVLELVAQGLQYKEIADRLHLSTETVKKHMRNIYQKLHVQNKVEAINKFRSM
- a CDS encoding sensor histidine kinase, encoding MNRISFLRALFVVFLGVSVPLLSGIISYPHDRWQYLVSTTVYFIFVFAISWITCRVFNARIRAFYPITGSPFLKMLLLCLSSSVIVGAFLATATVSWLNLTDHSITWSRIRLAVLLSTIFSVIFTLLFEVARLSYERLNTRQVVRRLDRKWHKAEMNALKYEMDPHFIFNSLNTLSHLINTDSSKAHLFNHKLAQVYKYFLTTKNKDLIPVAKELAFIKDYVFLLNIRYGEKLTLSINIDNLDVDQAMIVPCALQVPIENAIKHNELTAQEPLTIKVVFDGNALQVSNELRPKQYSVESTSIGLSNLNNRYQLACQQAIDVLKTKHEFIVKLPLVA
- a CDS encoding immunoglobulin-like domain-containing protein encodes the protein MKQILSIVLLSAVFFTSCKKDEINNTDEKVGHSRVTNFPEISIKGDRLIILNEGATYTEPGATALIKGAAVQYQTNGTVNTAVPGVYNLTYSAQNADGYSASDWRTVVVIGNSVAANDFSGNYNRAATGTTTTWRKKATGVYEIDNPGGAVTGYGLKAIVVNYQGNKIKIPRQLGVDPSGSPIEVSTGSETYTPETGTYSWIFLAPGYGTASRTFVKQ
- a CDS encoding histidine kinase, whose protein sequence is MPRLSCLFLLTCFILICSLSRAQETSIESIQGQPAPEVYDLLKDSKGYLWLAHELGVSRYDGAAFINLNNPSQNSFAMTDLMEDEKGRIWCHNFTGQIFYIKNLKLHLLSQYKSEEEVWFPRMVICGDELVVTSIKGLFVYNLITDQSAYYLIPGGTKSLTRVGKKVVCFGDNRWYSYEAGLPIRKLSSSLYFSLIQTASLQNVSFKDTFYLTANPMSAYYKLTLDGDSIKVQSENKTSAFLNTISVQENKVWVHTKNSSFTTDGKDTIEGLNLSDVLTDSKGYKWMSSLKKGLCVQYNSQQIKRLNVSALSPGDYVRRIHTFDDQIFVTTANGKLFKLNDQATLTYILSIPKTAGIIEQITPLGNNHYLLAASVGMYLYNSGTGQLSQFTLSYIAKEVLIHKGKVYFATAAGINTIEKIENKLLVSLSKELFDKKQRCRSIAFSGDSLFAAYSDGVYIAYNDSIHRFLYNGHPVYASKIKVVSGKILIGTINQGVLIIENGTTKSLTEHDGLVSNSIKDIKTSANSTWLVYNNDFQQLNHSLTGIENKPDYFPKLIGVNDLAALNDRLYIAVNEDVYSIRMVLPTSNVYIKTYIDKVVTNGKELISGNKLAHFQNHLQFSVSTPFYSPYSKIIYQYRIKSATDSTWQTGAPGQTVFDVVALEPGRYTFEIVAADKSKNVISKPAVYSFEIEPPWYQTWVFRGLVAIAVVALGLLVVRYYYRTRLRKQSAEYEKILAVQAERQRISSEIHDDIGAGLSALRLLTEITKDKLPESEAQREVGKIHTSISELSQKMREVIWSLNTDNDNLKNLLYYIQRQAYLLFENSPIRLKVLFPTQDIPEVVIKGEKRRHIYLAVKEALHNCLKHSDAETCYLTMRVEDRILKIIIVDDGKGFAPIDKWQTGNGLTGMKRRMQQINGFFEIQSKEQTEVRFIIPLNEKS
- a CDS encoding SusC/RagA family TonB-linked outer membrane protein produces the protein MRKFICLLFSFLMTASIWAQQRVIKGRVTDANGNPLSGVTVSVGGQSAGRTDQNGNFSVSAAQGNTLVFTYVGHERKEVQVGASGDISVSLQAQAKEIEAVVVTALGQTRSKSKVGYSASSFNSDAINRAAPVNVLDGLQGRIAGADISTTGGQPGSSTKVVLRGYGVLGDGNQPLYVIDGVPMNDARLGSSSSAGVDFGNGLNDLNPNDVESITVLKGTAAASLYGSQAKNGAIMITTKRGRAGKLKVGFTSSFNLSTVGKVPDYQTTFGQGWDGLYWSPENGSWGPRLDGKERLWGSVVDNSQLLKPYTAAKNNIRDFYDYGQEWNNTISLAGGNDITNFYFSYGNVNSNGVLPSDADALNRNTFSLRTNSKFNKFTLGTSFNYVNKKQNAVATQSESGVSGGMFEELLQIPADIPIADFRDYKNKFFNVDNYFTPYSENPYFILYENGNQQKSDRFYGNVDMNYKFTDWLTAQARVGGDFTNANTFIWKARSEPKAGSWNAGGNTEGQTRSPNVGGVSQWNDYSGLINGDFLLKFNKQLSDNFSLEAIGGYNYYQQTGRYSRASVIDLTIPGFYNLSNSLNKPTASAGNSRKRTMGVYSQAIVGYRDQLYLTVNARNDWSSTLPINNNSFFYPGGNISWVASKTLDLSSTPINLLRFRAGYGKTGSDAPMYLVNSTLVPGSVGLGFGNLNFPFNNVTGFEIGNTIGNLSLKPVITNELETGAEIRLFKNRLGIDAAYYDKRTEGQILNVPISPSSGYTALVSNIGTVTNKGVELTIDGTPIRNRNFNWTATYTFTRNRSNVENLTDGLDKISLNTAYDAEFNIRPGMPVGVFEAPVARYTSDGRMIVSASTGFPEVAADKAVYGSSQRDYTMGLNNTLSYKNFSLGFGLDYRKGGLFYSGTADLFLFTGNAYMTTYNDRKPFVIPNSVNEVIGADGKATYVENKTLIDQAHVDDYFYTSNGKALAYNYRILDKSFLKLRDVTLSYKLPSSIASKIKAENLSLTLYGRNFLLWTPKENVYIDPEASNFGNDLSGEFGEFRTGPTLKQFGIRLNANF